In the genome of Hyphomicrobium sp. CS1GBMeth3, the window CCCAGGACGAAGCGGTTTTCGAGAGCTCCTCCAATCGGGCCGAAGACAGGAACCTGCAGGCCGCCAATGATGACGTTCGCAAACCAGTTGCCCCGGCGGATACCATCTCCAAACCGGGTCTCGTAGTCGTAGGTATTGAGAGCGTAGACCGCACGAATGCGATCGGGAACCTCGGACGCAGCCGTCAGCGCCAGCACAGCGCCGATGGATTCACCTACCAACGTCACGTCACGCAGATCGAGCGTTTCGAGAAAGCCCACGATGCCGCTTCGCATATAAGGCTCGTCGAACGGCGCCGTAGGATTGATTGGAGAATGACCGTGTCCGGGCAAGTCGACCGCGTAAACAGTATACTTCTCGGCCAGAAGCGGCGCCAGGTCGCGAAAATACTCAAGCTGGGTGCGGATGGTGTGCAGAAGCACCAGAGCCGGGCCTTCGCCGAGCTTCACATAGCGAAGGCTCAACTTGTCGGAAATTCTCAATAGCGTGGGTTCGCGGCCAGAGATCGTGAGCATTGTTCTTTTCCTTTTGGTTCTAGTTATTGAATGCAGCTCGGCTTTATCGTGGGCTCTGTGTTGACTTAGGAATGTGCGGGGATGCTTTAGAGAGCCTCCAACGCCAACGCGATACCCTGGCCGCCGCCTATGCAAAGGGTCACGACGCCTTTTTTCAGCCTATTGCGCCGCATCGCGTGCACGAGACGGGTCGTCAGCACCGCACCGGTGGCGCCAATCGGGTGGCCATGGGCAATGGCGCCGCCCTCGACATTGATGATCTCTTCGGGAAGGTGAAGCTCCTGGGCGACGGCCAGCGGCACTGCGGCGAAAGCCTCGTTGATCTCGATGCGATCGACGTCGCTGATCTTCCAGCCCGCTCGTTCGAGAGCGATTCTGACCGCCGGGACGGGGCCGAGGCCGAACAGTCCCGGCTCAACCGCCGCGATGCCGTAGGAGACAAGTCTCGCCCACGGCGATATCCCGAGTGTCTCGGCGTGTGAGCGATCCGAGACGATCATGGCGGCCGCTCCGCTATTCAGTCCCGGTGCATTCCCAGCGGTGATTGTGCCGTCTTCGCGAAACGCCGGACGAAGCCTCGCCAGTGCCTCGTATGTGGTATCGGGCCGATTAGCCTCGTCCTTCGCGAAAAGCTCCTCGCCCTTCTTGCCTTTGATTTTCACCGGCACGATTTCAGCGTCGAATGTCCCTTCAGCTTGCGAAGCAGCGAACCGCATTTGAGACCGCTCGGCCCAGCGATCCTGACGCTCCCGCGTCAGTTGCGCCCTGCTCACGAGGTCCTCAGTGTGCCAGCCGGAGTGCTGGCCTGAGAACGCATCGACGAGGCCGTCGTGCAGCATGCTGTCATGGATCTCGGCGGGCCCCATCCGATAGCCCCACCGGCCGCCATCAAGCAGATATGGAGCGCGGTCCATG includes:
- a CDS encoding acetyl-CoA C-acetyltransferase; protein product: MSNKEIIIAEAVRTPIGAFNGSLKSRAATELGSVVIAEVLRRAKIAPDDVQSATMGNVVQAGNRMNPARQAAVGGGVPVSTPALTVNRVCGSGAQAIVSAAQEILSGNVELAIAGGMENMDRAPYLLDGGRWGYRMGPAEIHDSMLHDGLVDAFSGQHSGWHTEDLVSRAQLTRERQDRWAERSQMRFAASQAEGTFDAEIVPVKIKGKKGEELFAKDEANRPDTTYEALARLRPAFREDGTITAGNAPGLNSGAAAMIVSDRSHAETLGISPWARLVSYGIAAVEPGLFGLGPVPAVRIALERAGWKISDVDRIEINEAFAAVPLAVAQELHLPEEIINVEGGAIAHGHPIGATGAVLTTRLVHAMRRNRLKKGVVTLCIGGGQGIALALEAL
- a CDS encoding alpha/beta hydrolase — translated: MLTISGREPTLLRISDKLSLRYVKLGEGPALVLLHTIRTQLEYFRDLAPLLAEKYTVYAVDLPGHGHSPINPTAPFDEPYMRSGIVGFLETLDLRDVTLVGESIGAVLALTAASEVPDRIRAVYALNTYDYETRFGDGIRRGNWFANVIIGGLQVPVFGPIGGALENRFVLGTIMGGGFVDPRKLPADLLTEFDTVARRRHYKRVARKVLQQWRSWPKSRERYSTIKAPVTLIYGDKDWSRVPERERTKAALKGARLFTLPSTGHFSSVENPRGVADVILAGSPH